In Halorussus limi, a genomic segment contains:
- a CDS encoding valine--tRNA ligase, translating to MTDVPDSYDPERVEPKWQEEWRGSEVYHHEGEPDYVIDTPPPYPTGQLHLGHALGWSYMDFAARFHRLLGDDVLFPQGWDCHGLPTEVKVEEEEDIHRTDVPREEFRDLCVEYTERRIDGMKETMQSLGFSQDWSAEYRTMDEDYWEKTQRSFVEMAQGDEEESYVYRDEHPVNWCPRCETAIADAEVENIDREGTLHYVTFPGVDNEDIQIATTRPELLAACVGMAVDPDDERYADRIGDTFEVPLFGQEVELIADDDVDGDFGTGAVMICTFGDKQDVDWWAEHDLDLRPVFTEDGRLNELAGEYEGMTIADAKETIADDLDEAGYLEDTEPTDQSVGACWRCDTPIEILSKEQWFVEVRQDEILEKAEKVEWIPDHMYDRLEDWTEGMEWDWVISRQRVFATPIPAWFCGNDECDHVHVAGIEELPVEPTETDPEIDACPECGASEWEGETDVMDTWMDSSISPMHVQGWPDAEFTPTTLREQGHDIIRTWAFYTLLRVTALEDEIPWEESLVNGMVFGEDGNKMSKSRGNAVGPEEAIEEYSADSVRQALALGGQPGSDIQFQWKEVKSASRFLTKFWNIFQFSAEHLDDETPDIGAPAYRDADKWILTKLSRTVEAVEADMENYRFDAALRKLREFVWNDLADDYLELVKGRLYEGRPGERDAARKALYTAVSASVRMLSPFSPHFAEELYDHLPGTEGSVHAASWPEVEFEDPEAEERGDLIAEVASEIRAWKSDAGMALNAELDRIEVYSDLGRGWDTYDLSEAVNAPVYLEAGEPSVELVPVGVDPDHSTIGPQFRDKAGQVVAALESADLTQLKNQKEIEGEITLTVDGEEVTIEGDAVDIKEEYRAESGEEVEVLETDHATALVFP from the coding sequence ATGACCGACGTTCCCGACAGTTACGACCCCGAGCGAGTCGAACCGAAGTGGCAGGAAGAGTGGCGCGGTTCCGAAGTCTACCACCACGAGGGCGAACCCGACTACGTCATCGACACGCCGCCGCCGTACCCGACCGGCCAGTTGCACCTCGGCCACGCGCTGGGTTGGAGTTACATGGACTTCGCCGCGCGGTTCCACCGACTGCTGGGCGACGACGTGCTGTTCCCGCAGGGCTGGGACTGCCACGGCCTGCCGACCGAAGTGAAGGTCGAGGAGGAAGAGGACATCCACCGGACCGACGTGCCCCGCGAGGAGTTCCGGGACCTCTGCGTCGAGTACACCGAGCGACGCATCGACGGGATGAAGGAGACGATGCAGTCGCTCGGCTTCTCGCAGGACTGGTCGGCCGAGTACCGGACGATGGACGAGGACTACTGGGAGAAGACCCAGCGGTCGTTCGTGGAGATGGCGCAGGGCGACGAAGAGGAGAGCTACGTCTACCGCGACGAACACCCGGTCAACTGGTGTCCGCGGTGTGAGACCGCCATCGCCGACGCCGAAGTCGAGAACATCGACCGCGAGGGGACGCTCCACTACGTCACCTTCCCCGGCGTGGACAACGAGGACATCCAGATTGCGACCACCCGGCCCGAACTGCTGGCGGCCTGCGTCGGCATGGCCGTTGACCCCGACGACGAGCGGTACGCCGACCGCATCGGCGACACCTTCGAGGTCCCGCTGTTCGGCCAAGAGGTCGAACTCATCGCCGACGACGACGTCGACGGCGACTTCGGGACCGGCGCGGTCATGATATGCACGTTCGGCGACAAGCAGGACGTCGACTGGTGGGCCGAACACGACCTCGACCTCCGGCCGGTCTTCACCGAGGACGGTCGCCTCAACGAACTCGCCGGCGAGTACGAGGGCATGACCATCGCGGACGCGAAGGAGACCATCGCCGACGACTTGGACGAGGCCGGCTACCTCGAAGACACCGAACCCACCGACCAGTCGGTCGGCGCGTGCTGGCGGTGTGACACCCCCATCGAAATCCTCTCGAAGGAGCAGTGGTTCGTGGAGGTCCGGCAGGACGAGATTCTCGAGAAGGCCGAGAAGGTCGAGTGGATTCCCGACCACATGTACGACCGACTCGAAGACTGGACCGAGGGGATGGAGTGGGACTGGGTCATCTCCCGCCAGCGCGTGTTCGCCACGCCCATCCCCGCGTGGTTCTGCGGGAACGACGAGTGCGACCACGTCCACGTCGCCGGCATCGAGGAACTCCCCGTCGAACCCACCGAGACCGACCCCGAAATCGACGCCTGTCCCGAGTGCGGCGCGAGCGAGTGGGAGGGCGAGACCGACGTGATGGACACGTGGATGGACTCCTCCATCTCGCCGATGCACGTTCAGGGCTGGCCCGACGCGGAGTTCACCCCAACCACGCTCCGCGAGCAGGGCCACGACATCATCCGGACGTGGGCGTTCTACACCCTCTTGCGGGTCACGGCGCTCGAAGACGAGATTCCGTGGGAGGAGTCGCTCGTCAACGGCATGGTGTTCGGCGAAGACGGCAACAAGATGAGCAAGTCGCGGGGCAACGCGGTCGGACCGGAGGAGGCCATCGAGGAGTACAGCGCCGACTCCGTCCGCCAAGCCCTCGCGCTCGGCGGCCAACCCGGCAGCGACATCCAGTTCCAGTGGAAGGAGGTCAAGTCGGCCTCCCGGTTCCTCACCAAGTTCTGGAACATCTTCCAGTTCTCGGCGGAACATCTTGACGACGAGACGCCCGACATCGGCGCGCCGGCGTACCGCGACGCCGACAAGTGGATTCTGACGAAGCTATCCCGGACCGTCGAGGCGGTCGAGGCCGACATGGAGAACTACCGCTTCGACGCCGCGCTCCGCAAACTCCGGGAGTTCGTCTGGAACGACCTCGCCGACGACTACCTCGAACTCGTGAAGGGGCGACTCTACGAGGGTCGGCCCGGCGAGCGCGACGCCGCCCGCAAGGCGCTGTACACCGCGGTGTCGGCGTCGGTCCGCATGCTGTCGCCGTTCTCGCCCCACTTCGCCGAGGAACTGTACGACCACCTCCCCGGCACCGAGGGGAGCGTCCACGCCGCCTCGTGGCCCGAGGTCGAGTTCGAGGACCCCGAGGCCGAGGAGCGGGGCGACCTCATCGCGGAGGTCGCCAGCGAGATTCGGGCGTGGAAGTCCGACGCCGGCATGGCGCTCAACGCCGAACTCGACCGCATCGAGGTCTACTCCGACCTCGGCCGCGGGTGGGACACCTACGACCTCAGCGAGGCGGTGAACGCGCCGGTCTACCTCGAAGCGGGCGAACCCAGCGTCGAACTCGTCCCGGTCGGCGTCGACCCCGACCACAGCACCATCGGCCCGCAGTTCCGCGACAAGGCCGGACAGGTCGTCGCCGCGCTGGAGTCGGCCGACCTGACCCAACTCAAGAACCAGAAGGAGATAGAGGGCGAAATCACCCTGACCGTCGACGGCGAGGAAGTCACCATTGAGGGCGACGCCGTGGACATCAAGGAGGAGTACCGCGCCGAGAGCGGCGAGGAGGTCGAAGTGCTGGAGACCGACCACGCGACCGCGCTGGTCTTCCCCTGA
- a CDS encoding 2Fe-2S iron-sulfur cluster-binding protein, whose translation MVDALGLGLGLTLVLIVVALHYSEGTEWRTPDDISQEVLERRAETVPETDFPEPMNRSIGGGGGAVAVGGGAEGELEGEGEEEEGFDPASISDDEVEYFDVEYVNEGETIEVANNETLLEAGEEQDWDLPYACRQGQCLSCGGKVQDGDAHDYVQHSNNETLGDDEVEKGYVLTCTAYPTDDFALETNETP comes from the coding sequence ATGGTAGACGCACTGGGTCTGGGACTCGGGCTGACGCTCGTCCTCATCGTGGTGGCCCTTCACTACTCGGAGGGCACCGAGTGGCGAACCCCCGACGACATCTCTCAGGAGGTACTCGAACGTCGGGCCGAGACCGTGCCGGAGACCGACTTCCCCGAACCGATGAACCGGTCCATCGGCGGCGGTGGCGGCGCGGTCGCGGTCGGCGGCGGTGCCGAAGGTGAACTCGAAGGAGAGGGCGAGGAAGAGGAGGGCTTCGACCCCGCCTCTATCTCCGACGACGAGGTCGAGTACTTCGACGTGGAGTACGTCAACGAGGGCGAGACCATCGAAGTCGCGAACAACGAAACCCTGCTCGAAGCGGGCGAGGAGCAAGACTGGGACCTGCCCTACGCGTGTCGGCAGGGACAGTGTCTCTCGTGTGGCGGTAAGGTGCAGGACGGCGACGCCCACGACTACGTCCAGCACAGCAACAACGAGACGCTCGGTGACGACGAGGTAGAGAAGGGGTACGTCCTGACGTGTACCGCGTATCCGACCGACGACTTCGCGCTCGAAACGAACGAGACACCCTGA
- a CDS encoding ABC transporter ATP-binding protein, translating to MSADTDSEEDAADERTEGQVFDGGASPGESDPASVLHAEGLALGYPGTDEPVVECDRIDVPEGEITALVGPNGSGKSTLLKVLSNHLEPERGSVVLDGREIHQYGDKELARELGLLSQENDAPGSITVEDLVYHGRYPHRGFFDSVSDEDREAVERAIELAGVGDLRDETVGNLSGGQKQLAWIAMVLAQDTDVLLLDEPTTFLDLHHQLRVMEVVRTLNEEEDVTVAVVLHDIAQAARFADYLVALQDGEPYDWGPPREVVTEQLLADVFEVDAAVTYTPDPEIVPKRSL from the coding sequence ATGTCCGCGGACACTGATTCGGAGGAGGACGCGGCCGACGAGCGGACGGAGGGGCAGGTGTTCGACGGTGGGGCGTCGCCCGGCGAGTCGGACCCGGCGAGCGTCCTCCACGCCGAAGGACTCGCGCTCGGCTACCCCGGAACCGACGAACCGGTCGTCGAGTGCGACCGCATCGACGTGCCCGAAGGCGAAATTACGGCGCTCGTCGGCCCGAACGGGTCGGGTAAGAGTACGCTGTTGAAGGTGCTCTCGAACCACCTCGAACCGGAGCGGGGGTCGGTGGTCCTCGACGGTCGGGAGATTCACCAGTACGGCGACAAGGAACTGGCCCGCGAACTCGGCCTGCTCTCGCAGGAGAACGACGCGCCGGGGAGCATCACGGTCGAGGACCTCGTCTACCACGGCCGGTACCCCCACCGCGGATTCTTCGACTCCGTGAGCGACGAGGACCGCGAGGCGGTCGAGCGCGCCATCGAACTCGCGGGCGTCGGGGACCTCCGCGACGAGACGGTCGGCAACCTCAGCGGCGGCCAGAAGCAACTCGCGTGGATAGCGATGGTCCTCGCCCAAGACACCGACGTCCTCCTGCTGGACGAACCGACGACTTTCCTCGACCTCCACCACCAACTCCGCGTGATGGAGGTCGTCCGGACGCTCAACGAGGAGGAGGACGTCACGGTCGCGGTCGTCCTCCACGACATCGCGCAGGCCGCGCGCTTCGCCGACTACCTCGTCGCGCTTCAGGACGGCGAACCGTACGACTGGGGACCGCCCCGCGAAGTCGTCACCGAGCAACTGCTGGCCGACGTGTTCGAGGTCGACGCCGCGGTCACGTACACGCCCGACCCCGAAATCGTCCCTAAGCGGTCGCTGTAG
- a CDS encoding proteasome assembly chaperone family protein translates to MPRTQANARFERRGEITAESPTLIVGMPENGVVGSIAVNQITEQLDLHHEGNIVSESFPPVATFGDGWVRDLVRVYAGNDPNVVIPHCDIALPPTATADLAACIVNDLAADFERAIVLAAVPAQTEEQVGEVTGVVTSESAADELREVGVPMESSVGFVGGASGAVLNDCYHASIPTTALIVKAHPYLPDPKAAKAVIEKALEPLVEFDIDTTALEEQSEEIRQQMEQIAQHYEQLMEGGEPIAVDDSSMYQ, encoded by the coding sequence ATGCCGAGAACACAAGCTAACGCCCGATTCGAGCGACGCGGCGAAATCACCGCAGAGTCGCCGACGCTCATCGTCGGCATGCCGGAGAACGGGGTCGTCGGGAGTATCGCGGTGAATCAGATCACCGAACAGTTGGACCTACACCACGAGGGGAACATCGTCTCGGAGAGTTTTCCGCCGGTGGCGACGTTCGGCGACGGGTGGGTCCGCGACCTCGTCCGCGTGTACGCAGGCAACGACCCGAACGTGGTGATACCCCACTGCGACATCGCGCTCCCGCCGACCGCGACCGCCGACCTCGCCGCCTGCATCGTCAACGACCTCGCGGCGGACTTCGAGCGGGCCATCGTCCTCGCCGCCGTCCCCGCCCAGACCGAGGAGCAGGTCGGCGAGGTCACGGGGGTCGTCACCTCGGAGTCGGCCGCGGACGAACTCCGAGAGGTCGGCGTTCCGATGGAGTCGAGCGTCGGGTTCGTCGGCGGAGCCAGTGGGGCCGTCCTCAACGACTGCTACCACGCGAGCATCCCCACGACGGCGCTCATCGTGAAGGCCCACCCGTACCTGCCGGACCCCAAGGCGGCGAAGGCGGTCATCGAGAAGGCGCTGGAACCGCTGGTCGAGTTCGACATCGACACGACGGCGCTGGAAGAGCAGAGCGAGGAGATTCGCCAGCAGATGGAGCAGATCGCACAGCACTACGAGCAACTGATGGAGGGCGGCGAACCGATCGCGGTCGACGACTCTTCGATGTATCAGTAG
- a CDS encoding Lrp/AsnC family transcriptional regulator, whose translation MRIRDLDELDKHIVYALQAAARHTSSSDIAEQLDVSPSTVRSRIQQLEADGVIRGYYADVDYERAGFQLFTLIVCTAPIPDREELAERAVEIPGVVEVQEVMTGEANVLVRAVGSDGDDLSRIGEELDELGLKVSDEDIIRNTHRHPYHRFENGEDRENDAGQ comes from the coding sequence ATGCGCATCCGTGACCTCGACGAACTGGACAAACACATCGTCTACGCGCTCCAAGCAGCGGCGCGACACACCTCATCGAGTGACATCGCCGAGCAACTCGACGTGTCGCCGAGTACCGTCAGGAGTCGGATTCAGCAACTCGAAGCCGACGGGGTGATTCGGGGCTACTACGCCGACGTGGACTACGAACGCGCCGGGTTCCAACTGTTCACGCTCATCGTCTGCACGGCACCGATTCCCGACCGCGAGGAGTTGGCCGAGCGCGCGGTCGAGATTCCCGGCGTGGTCGAGGTCCAGGAGGTGATGACCGGCGAAGCCAACGTCCTCGTGCGCGCAGTCGGGAGCGACGGTGACGACCTGAGCCGCATCGGTGAGGAACTGGACGAACTCGGCCTCAAGGTGTCAGACGAAGATATCATCCGGAACACCCACCGCCACCCGTACCACCGGTTCGAGAACGGCGAGGACCGCGAAAACGATGCCGGGCAGTGA
- a CDS encoding DJ-1/PfpI family protein: MTTEIAVVVYEGFDELDAVGPYEVFSTAADRGCDLDVSLRSLDAAEFVTASHGLRIEVDGRLADSDPDLVVVPGGGWNDRADASAWAEAQKGDLPRALADLHERGVELAAVCTGGMLLAEAGVLDGRPAVTHASARDDLEATDAEVVDARVVDDGDVLTAGGVTSGLDLALHLVGRLCGEEVAESVATTIEYEPQGKIHRGGGER, from the coding sequence ATGACAACCGAAATCGCAGTGGTCGTCTACGAGGGCTTCGACGAACTAGACGCTGTCGGACCGTACGAGGTGTTCTCGACTGCGGCCGACCGTGGCTGTGACCTCGACGTCAGTCTCCGGTCGCTCGACGCCGCGGAGTTCGTGACCGCCAGTCACGGCCTCCGAATCGAAGTCGACGGGCGCCTCGCCGATTCCGACCCGGACCTCGTGGTGGTTCCCGGCGGCGGATGGAACGACCGCGCGGACGCGAGCGCGTGGGCCGAAGCCCAGAAGGGCGACCTGCCCCGCGCTCTCGCGGACCTCCACGAGCGCGGCGTCGAACTCGCGGCGGTCTGCACCGGCGGGATGCTGCTGGCCGAGGCCGGGGTGCTGGACGGTCGGCCCGCGGTCACGCACGCGAGCGCCCGCGACGACCTCGAAGCGACCGACGCGGAAGTCGTGGACGCCCGCGTGGTGGACGACGGCGACGTGCTGACCGCGGGCGGCGTGACTTCCGGGTTGGACTTAGCGTTGCATCTCGTCGGTCGGCTCTGCGGAGAAGAAGTGGCCGAGAGCGTGGCGACGACAATCGAGTACGAACCGCAGGGGAAGATTCACCGGGGCGGCGGGGAGCGCTGA
- the gnd gene encoding phosphogluconate dehydrogenase (NAD(+)-dependent, decarboxylating), producing the protein MQLGVIGLGRMGRIVVDRVLDAGHDVVAFDLDEEAVASAAEAGATPADSVVDLAERLDDEKRIWLMVPAGEAVDAALADLEPHLDGDDVVVDGGNSHFEDSTRRADETPAAYLDCGTSGGPAGAELGFSLMVGGPEWAYEELTPVFDAVATGPAGHDRMGPAGSGHYVKMVHNGVEYALMQAYGEGFELLAEGRYDLDLEAVARTWNNGAVIRSWLLELCEEAFREEGTDLGDVDDYVAGGSTGTWTVREALEQEVPVPLIYQALGERFGSRAREDGRFSRRLANRLRYGFGRHEVARRE; encoded by the coding sequence ATGCAACTGGGCGTCATCGGACTGGGCCGGATGGGCCGCATCGTCGTGGACCGAGTACTCGACGCTGGCCACGACGTAGTGGCCTTCGACTTGGACGAGGAAGCGGTCGCGTCGGCCGCCGAGGCGGGCGCGACCCCCGCCGACTCCGTGGTGGACCTCGCCGAGCGGTTGGATGACGAGAAGCGCATCTGGCTGATGGTCCCGGCCGGCGAGGCGGTGGACGCCGCGCTCGCCGACCTCGAACCGCACCTCGACGGCGACGACGTGGTCGTGGACGGCGGCAACTCCCACTTCGAGGACTCGACGCGCCGGGCCGACGAGACCCCGGCGGCGTACCTCGACTGCGGGACATCCGGCGGTCCCGCGGGCGCGGAACTGGGCTTCTCGCTGATGGTCGGCGGCCCGGAGTGGGCTTACGAGGAACTGACGCCGGTGTTCGACGCGGTGGCGACCGGGCCGGCGGGCCACGACCGGATGGGTCCCGCGGGGTCGGGCCACTACGTCAAGATGGTCCACAACGGCGTCGAGTACGCGCTGATGCAGGCCTACGGCGAGGGCTTCGAGTTGCTCGCGGAGGGCCGGTACGACCTCGACCTCGAAGCGGTCGCGCGGACGTGGAACAACGGCGCGGTCATCCGGTCGTGGCTGCTGGAACTCTGCGAGGAGGCGTTCCGCGAGGAGGGCACCGACCTCGGCGACGTGGACGACTACGTGGCCGGTGGCTCGACCGGGACGTGGACCGTCCGAGAGGCGCTGGAGCAGGAGGTTCCGGTGCCGCTCATCTATCAGGCGCTCGGCGAGCGGTTCGGCTCTCGGGCGCGCGAGGACGGGCGGTTCTCCCGGCGGCTTGCCAATCGACTCCGCTACGGGTTCGGCCGCCACGAGGTCGCCCGCCGCGAGTAG
- a CDS encoding A/G-specific adenine glycosylase, which produces MSSHPNCDAFVDKLLTWYDDNGRHHLPWRKNDASPFEVLVAELMLQQTSVEQVQEVFEEFVEKFPNPDSVVAVSEEEISEEIEPLGLQKRTKYFRKASHRIIEQHGGHVPDERSELLDLHGAGEYTAASVLAHAHGKDAVAVDTNVARVLSRVFGLDAADDPNAAENWDLAERSSPTGRCSDYLHALIDFGSTVCTASNPKCSDCPVADLCDYAE; this is translated from the coding sequence ATGTCCTCGCACCCGAACTGCGACGCGTTTGTCGATAAGTTACTTACTTGGTACGACGATAACGGAAGGCATCACCTCCCTTGGCGCAAGAACGATGCGTCGCCATTCGAGGTGCTCGTCGCCGAGCTCATGCTCCAGCAGACGTCCGTCGAACAGGTGCAGGAGGTGTTCGAGGAGTTCGTCGAGAAGTTTCCTAATCCCGACTCGGTAGTCGCGGTCTCCGAGGAAGAAATCAGCGAGGAGATAGAGCCTCTCGGCTTACAGAAGCGAACGAAGTATTTCCGGAAGGCATCGCACCGTATCATCGAACAGCACGGCGGACATGTACCGGACGAGCGATCCGAATTACTCGACTTGCACGGCGCCGGCGAGTATACTGCGGCCTCGGTACTCGCTCACGCTCACGGGAAAGACGCCGTCGCCGTGGATACTAACGTGGCGCGAGTTCTGTCGCGGGTGTTCGGACTCGACGCGGCCGACGATCCGAACGCGGCCGAAAACTGGGACCTTGCCGAACGGTCCTCTCCGACAGGGAGATGTAGCGATTATCTGCACGCGCTCATCGATTTTGGCAGTACAGTCTGCACGGCGTCGAATCCGAAATGTTCAGACTGTCCGGTTGCCGATTTATGCGACTACGCTGAATAG
- a CDS encoding nucleotidyltransferase domain-containing protein codes for MRVEIQLPLPDDRIFRYEAMDDILEITARNPTEEFSNSELQELSGFGGPSVSKSLSLLEALGLVVRRDSGRKTLYRIEETRLREADDPFLEIPQAEFRRPLRAFVDRVTDEVPSVAGIVCFGSVARGEADRVSDIDVFVLVENDDELVTARRTVSDVKRDLEAEPIDGQRYEFEVFVESGESARNRGEDLRPVLKEGIALHETETFDRAKRDVFGGDDE; via the coding sequence ATGCGCGTGGAGATACAGCTTCCGCTCCCGGACGACCGAATCTTCAGGTACGAAGCGATGGACGACATTCTCGAAATCACCGCACGGAATCCCACCGAAGAGTTCTCGAACAGCGAGCTACAAGAACTCAGCGGATTCGGCGGACCGAGCGTCTCGAAATCGCTCTCGCTACTCGAAGCGTTGGGTTTGGTCGTCCGGCGAGACAGCGGTCGAAAGACCCTCTACCGAATCGAGGAGACGCGACTCCGTGAGGCCGACGATCCGTTTCTGGAGATACCGCAAGCGGAGTTCCGGAGACCGCTTCGGGCGTTCGTAGACCGAGTCACCGACGAAGTACCGTCGGTCGCGGGGATCGTCTGCTTCGGAAGCGTGGCGCGCGGCGAAGCCGACCGCGTGAGCGACATCGACGTGTTCGTGCTAGTCGAGAACGACGACGAGCTGGTGACTGCCCGTCGAACCGTCTCGGACGTGAAGCGCGACCTCGAAGCGGAACCCATCGACGGACAGCGTTACGAGTTCGAGGTGTTCGTCGAGTCGGGGGAAAGTGCTCGCAATCGGGGCGAAGACCTCCGACCGGTTCTGAAAGAGGGCATCGCCTTGCACGAAACCGAGACGTTCGACCGAGCGAAGCGTGACGTGTTCGGAGGAGACGACGAATGA
- a CDS encoding MATE family efflux transporter, with translation MASTHADDITEGGLARPLFHLAWPIVVTQLLQVAYNVGDAFWLGRYSASAVGAISLAFPLIFFFIAFGGGFNVAGSTLVAQYTGADSDGSAGKVAGQTLGFVVAIGAILSVVGHFGSGPMLALFPSDAATADEVVPLAARYMEIFFLGLPFMFGFLAFSALLRGYGNTRTPMRVMAVTVVLNLVLDPVLVFGVGPVPALGIETALVPEMGIRGAAVATLVARAVGGVVGVYVLFFTDTGPDVDLSHLVPDLEYVEDIVRIGIPSALEQSAGALAMVMLTVMIVTFEPSVIAAYGLGNRLISLVFLPAVGLGKATNTVVGQNLGAGKADRAERAVRLAASVGAGVMVSLAVLAAAFPEPIVEVFMATGTAEAAKTIEHASEYLRIRTVEFAFIGVFQVLVGAYRGAGNTKTAMAFSLITLWLVRVPAVYLLAFETTLGATGIWIGVALGHVVGAIGAAVWFTRGTWKSAVIDSEAPETAADPAVSED, from the coding sequence GTGGCATCGACGCACGCTGACGATATCACGGAGGGCGGCCTGGCGCGCCCCCTCTTTCATCTGGCGTGGCCTATCGTGGTCACCCAGTTACTGCAGGTCGCCTACAACGTGGGCGACGCCTTCTGGCTGGGGCGCTACTCCGCCAGCGCGGTCGGCGCAATCAGCCTCGCGTTCCCGCTCATCTTCTTCTTCATCGCGTTCGGTGGCGGGTTCAACGTCGCGGGAAGCACGCTTGTCGCCCAGTACACGGGCGCGGACAGCGACGGGTCGGCCGGCAAAGTCGCGGGCCAGACGCTCGGATTCGTCGTCGCCATCGGCGCGATTCTGAGCGTCGTCGGTCACTTCGGCTCCGGACCGATGCTGGCGCTGTTCCCGAGCGACGCCGCCACCGCCGACGAGGTGGTCCCGCTGGCCGCCCGGTACATGGAGATATTCTTCCTCGGCCTGCCGTTCATGTTCGGCTTTCTGGCGTTCTCGGCGCTCCTCCGGGGGTACGGCAACACCCGGACGCCGATGCGGGTCATGGCGGTCACGGTCGTCCTCAACCTCGTTTTGGACCCGGTGTTAGTCTTCGGCGTCGGCCCGGTCCCGGCGCTGGGTATCGAGACCGCGCTCGTCCCCGAGATGGGCATCAGGGGCGCGGCCGTCGCTACGCTCGTCGCTCGCGCGGTCGGCGGTGTCGTGGGCGTCTACGTCCTGTTCTTCACCGACACCGGCCCTGACGTCGACCTCAGTCATCTCGTACCCGACCTAGAGTACGTCGAGGACATCGTGCGCATCGGGATTCCGTCGGCGCTGGAGCAGTCGGCGGGCGCGCTCGCGATGGTGATGCTGACGGTGATGATAGTCACCTTCGAGCCGTCGGTCATCGCGGCCTACGGACTCGGCAATCGACTCATCTCGCTGGTCTTCCTGCCCGCGGTCGGCCTCGGCAAGGCGACCAACACGGTGGTCGGCCAGAACCTCGGCGCGGGCAAGGCCGACCGGGCCGAGCGCGCGGTCCGACTCGCGGCGAGCGTCGGCGCCGGCGTGATGGTCTCGCTGGCGGTTCTCGCCGCGGCGTTCCCCGAACCCATCGTCGAGGTGTTCATGGCGACCGGCACCGCCGAGGCCGCCAAGACCATCGAACACGCCTCGGAGTACCTCCGGATTCGCACGGTCGAGTTCGCCTTCATCGGCGTCTTTCAGGTGCTGGTCGGGGCCTACCGCGGCGCGGGCAACACCAAGACCGCGATGGCGTTCTCGCTGATTACGCTGTGGCTCGTCCGCGTGCCCGCGGTGTACCTCCTCGCGTTCGAGACGACGCTCGGCGCGACCGGCATCTGGATCGGCGTCGCGCTCGGCCACGTCGTCGGCGCTATCGGCGCGGCCGTCTGGTTCACTCGCGGGACGTGGAAGTCGGCCGTCATCGACAGCGAGGCGCCCGAGACCGCGGCCGACCCCGCTGTCTCGGAGGACTGA